The genomic DNA GTCACTTGGCAGGGACGCGAGGAGCGACTTGGACGAGCTGCCGGCGTGAAGAGGGAAAGGCTTGCCGAGTTCGACTGTCATCTTGACCTCGCGGAGCGGCGTGATCTGGTCGATATAGATGCGATCCCACCCCGACCGGATGGAGAGCGTGGCAGTCTCTCGTGTTGACTCCGACAACTCTTTCATCACCGGACGAGCAAGAGAGCGCACGTCAACGTGGCGTAGGAATGCCAGCCCGACATTTAGCGCAGCAGGACCGAGCGCATAGCGTCGAGACGCCAGCTCGATCTCGATAAAGCCCTTCTCCTTGAGACTGTTGAGCGTGCGATGTACCACTGCCTTGGATAGTCCTAACTCTTGAGCAATCTCCGTGACTCCCAGCGTTGGGCTGTCAGAGCGGACGAATGCAGCGAGGATATCGGCGGTTCGTTCTACAGCTGTGATGGTTTGTGCCAAGGTTCTGTCAAGCTCACGTCGGGTGGTTCAGAGCATAACCTGCCTGTTCCACGGAGTGGAACATTGATCCGGTATGGCTGGCGTCAGAGCTTCGTTCGCTTGGCTCAGCAGTCGGCGCATTCGGAGACCTCAAGGTGTCCTGTGGGATCACAGAATGATCACGAACGCCGAGGGACCAGCAGCCACGGGAGAGTAAGTGAGGGGACGAAAGTCCTCGGATTCCATTGTGGCGCCTGACAGGAGGCAATAAGCAGGGAGGGCATGCCCCGGGACCGACCTCATCTGGCTCATAACCCGAAGCGTGGAGGTTCGGATGCCAGCCCTCACGGCGCCTTTGTCGCCACTGGAGCCGGTGAGAACTCGCGAGTTGCTCATGGGCATACTAACGGCGACTCCGCGTTGGCACAGCGACTCGGCGGGTTCTGGCGTCAGTCTTCCAGAAATCTTCAGGTGTGAAAGCTGTCCTATTAGGCCCACCGTGCGGGGGCTTTGCGGCCGCTGGTCTTCGGGGATGACCACTCCGAGTCGCCGCGATCTCAACCGAGATGCCGGACCCTTGCTGCTGCCCTGTCGTTG from Acidimicrobiia bacterium includes the following:
- a CDS encoding IclR family transcriptional regulator; protein product: MAQTITAVERTADILAAFVRSDSPTLGVTEIAQELGLSKAVVHRTLNSLKEKGFIEIELASRRYALGPAALNVGLAFLRHVDVRSLARPVMKELSESTRETATLSIRSGWDRIYIDQITPLREVKMTVELGKPFPLHAGSSSKSLLASLPSDDIDEYLSRLDLHRFTDLTITDPDLLRLELAKVRASGFAVSMGERQADAASVAAPVFDHTGRPIASMSLCGPVERFGGQLHEAAPLIVAATRQLAARLGFRPETG